The genome window CGAGGGGTCGCCACGCGCGAGGTAGTACAGCAGGACGAAGTTGGTCGCACCGACGATCATGAAGAGGATCACGACCCACTGTACGGCCGGGGAGAACGCGCCGATGCTCGCCGCCTCGGGCGAGAAACCGGCGGTTGAGACGGTCGTGAGCGCGTGAGCAACCGCGTTGTAGGGCCCCATGTTCGGGGCGAGTCCCACGACCCGGAGTCCGAGCAACACGAGCACCAGCAGCGCCGTCAGCCCGACGTACAGTCCGCCGAGCAGGCGTGCGGTGCCGGCGATGCTGGGTGTGAGTTTCGTGACGTTTCTGGTTTGGGTCTCGGTCTCCATCAGCTGTGCGCCGCTGACCGAGAGCCGCGAGAGCAGCCCGACCGCGAGCACGAGGATGCCGAGCCCGCCGAGCCACTGGAGGACGCTCCGCCACAACAGGATCGAGCGCGAGTGGGCCTCGAACGACTGGATGACCGTCGCTCCCGTGGTGGTGATCCCGCTCATCGACTCGAACAGCGCGTTCACTGGAGTCGCGAGAACGCCCGTGTCGGCGAGAACAAATGGGATCGCTCCGACGAGCGCGACCGACAGCCACGAGAGCGCCACCAGCAAGAACGCCTCTCGTGGACCCGTATCGCCGCGTTCGAGCCGCTCCAACCCTTTACCGACGACGACCGAGGGCACGAGCGGGACGGCGAACGGAACGGGGGATTCGCCGTAACCGAGCGCGACCACCGTGAGGACGGAGAGCGGCCACGCGAGTCCCTTCAGCACGGTGCCGAGGAGGCTCGCGGTCGTCCGGAGATCGACCCGGACGGCCATCAAATCTGGCTGGCGACGGTGTCGATGGCGTCGCTCTCGGCGAACACGACGACGTGATCGCCGACCTCTACCACTGTGTCACCTCGCGGCGTGACGAACTCGCCGTCCCGCGTGATCGCGCCGATGGTCACCCTCGTCGGGAGGTCGGCGGCGGACTCGTGGATCGGGCGGCCGGCGAGTACGCTGTCGTCGCTGATCTCGATTTCGAGCACCTCCGCGCGGTCACGATCGACGATCGCGACGTTTTCGGGGGTGCCATCGTGTGCGAGCCGGATGATCTCCTCGGCGGTCGCCTCGCGTGGGTTGACTGCCGCGCCGACACCCACCGCCTCGAAGAGATCGGTGTATTCGGCGGTCTCGACCAGCGCGACCGTTCGTGGAACCCCGATCCGGGTGGCGAGCAGGCTGGCGAGCAGGTTCTTCTCGTCGCTGCCGAGCGCCGCGATCACCACGTCGGCATCGTCGACGTGTTCGCGCTGGAGGAACTCCTGGTCAGTTGCGTCGCTCTGCATCACCGTGGTGCCGGCGAGCTGCTCCGCG of Halococcus salifodinae DSM 8989 contains these proteins:
- a CDS encoding TrkH family potassium uptake protein gives rise to the protein MAVRVDLRTTASLLGTVLKGLAWPLSVLTVVALGYGESPVPFAVPLVPSVVVGKGLERLERGDTGPREAFLLVALSWLSVALVGAIPFVLADTGVLATPVNALFESMSGITTTGATVIQSFEAHSRSILLWRSVLQWLGGLGILVLAVGLLSRLSVSGAQLMETETQTRNVTKLTPSIAGTARLLGGLYVGLTALLVLVLLGLRVVGLAPNMGPYNAVAHALTTVSTAGFSPEAASIGAFSPAVQWVVILFMIVGATNFVLLYYLARGDPSRLRESEEFRFYLTILAGATALIVAALAFEEGFSGLDTLRHAVFQAVSIFTTTGYATVDFDTWPTLARHILLVGMFVGGMAGSTTCSIKTLRWLVVAKAFRRDLFTAIHPEAIRPIRLSGRPIDESTIRDVYTYTLVSVVIFGFLTVFVIVDAARVGLALGEFEAMGAAASTFLNIGPAFGLAGPYGSYEAFPVSTKLVMIVLMWIGRIEIVPVLVLFTTAFWRS